The Diabrotica virgifera virgifera chromosome 10, PGI_DIABVI_V3a genome has a window encoding:
- the LOC126893300 gene encoding uncharacterized protein LOC126893300, producing the protein MNVPSLTDLSIKKICETTVSASYFIEQSPLPWTLTKIILKKFPLYKWETMISSAKNDPIPSYKGIEFIACSKHIPSHLRNVVLGKSDWGSIFEDEHSSYCVWANGYYLKQHRLNVCKSCFFAFKNAHETLNKFLLVRYDHTHEVYDADDIVECVYQQPYYWCNSCFTQVLFDLKDYESCVNALHEMPRNNRFDDSEPEV; encoded by the coding sequence atgaaTGTTCCATCATTGACCGACCTGTCTATCAAAAAAATCTGTGAAACAACAGTATCAGCATCATATTTCATCGAGCAGTCCCCCTTGCCGTGgacattaacaaaaataatattaaaaaaatttcctttatATAAATGGGAAACGATGATAAGCAGTGCTAAAAATGATCCTATTCCTTCATATAAAGGAATAGAATTTATTGCTTGCTCTAAACACATACCGTCACATTTAAGAAATGTCGTATTAGGAAAGTCAGATTGGGGGAGTATATTTGAAGATGAACACTCCAGTTATTGTGTATGGGCTAATGGATATTATCTTAAGCAGCATCGCCTAAACGTATGTAAATCATGTTTTTTTGCATTCAAAAATGCTCATGAGACCTTAAATAAATTTTTACTGGTGCGTTACGACCATACTCACGAAGTTTATGATGCTGATGATATCGTTGAATGCGTATATCAGCAACCATATTATTGGTGCAATAGTTGCTTTACTCAAGTTTTATTCGATTTAAAAGATTACGAGTCTTGCGTTAATGCATTACATGAAATGCCTAGAAATAACAGGTTTGATGATTCTGAACCAGAAGTCTGA